One genomic window of Paraburkholderia sp. BL23I1N1 includes the following:
- a CDS encoding 2Fe-2S iron-sulfur cluster-binding protein has translation MPVIEFICHDGAIHRVNVTSGTSVMQAAVRQGLDAVLAECGGCSSCGTCHVYIDEAWTDKLNAPSETERSMLDCLINPAPNSRLSCQIQMSDELDGLVVRLPESQF, from the coding sequence GTGCCTGTAATCGAATTTATCTGCCACGATGGTGCGATCCATCGTGTTAACGTCACATCCGGGACAAGCGTCATGCAAGCGGCGGTGCGTCAGGGGCTAGATGCCGTGCTGGCCGAGTGCGGGGGGTGCAGCAGCTGCGGGACGTGCCATGTGTATATAGATGAGGCTTGGACGGACAAATTGAACGCGCCAAGCGAAACCGAGCGAAGTATGCTTGACTGCCTAATAAATCCTGCGCCCAATAGCCGGCTCAGCTGTCAGATACAGATGTCAGACGAACTCGACGGTCTTGTAGTTCGTCTTCCCGAATCGCAATTCTGA